The Euwallacea similis isolate ESF13 chromosome 18, ESF131.1, whole genome shotgun sequence sequence GAACTCGTTTTCATGTTATTGGGTAAACCATATCCCGTTTAAACCGCACGTATAAGGTGTTCTTAAAATCGTCCTGCAGGCTCTTTTTGGGTGTTCAAAGAATACAAGCCAAACTACAACCCTGGTATGCCTGATTACTGCAACAAGACTGTCTACATGTTCGCCTTCGTCTACCTTGTAGTCATCTGTGCCATACTCGGCATTCTAATGACCTCCTATTGCTGCTTTATTGGCTGTTTCTTCTTTGTGGCACGAACGAGGACACCTGATATTGATCCGGAGGCACCTTCAAGACCTCTTCATCCCGAAGAccaataaatacatatttaattatattgtttGTACGTTTTATAAGTATTAAATCGTTTTCTTATTAATGCGTTTTGATCATGTTTTATTGACACATTTGTGGAGAAGGTGTGTGTTAACATGAATGTTAAGTAAACGGCAATGCTTCTTTGCTCTGAATAGGAACCTGCACTGAGTATccaaaaaaaaggtattcatcaaagaattcatcaaagaaaaattaataaagataCGAATTATGGTCAATGAGCTTCTGGATAATTTGGTGTATGCGCTTTTCCTACTAATGGAGAGTACAGAAatcttttctttaatttctaaCGCCATCTGTCAACGAAACCGCAAACCTACAAATGTTTCTTGACACAATGGTGGATAACTAATGCCTGCAGAGTCCCTCAGCTTTCTCCCCATTCATGTTTTCCTGACTTTAAATGCACAATGCTAACAATAGTCAAATCCaaacatattaaattacacAGATAACGGCGAAAAATCCattcttcaattttcagtTAGAAAGCCATGAAAATCGCAAAAACGACCCTACCTTAGGAACTTAAGTTTGCTAAAGTTTCACTAAATCTTACTCTGCGTCCCCTCGGTGAAGCCTATAGTTCCATTTGTGCTTAATAGACGTGATAAATCGACAATTTCACATCGAACCTCATTTATCGATCTAGAATACGCATTTTGGTGGCACCTACGTGCAATGGAGATTTGCCAGCCAAACGAATTAGTCTATAAATACTACAAACTGAAATTCGGTCAGGTTGAAATTGAGTTCTATAGTGGACGCGGTCATGTCCGAAACTGCTACAAAAACGATTGTCGACGTGCAAAAGCTGGACGAGACAAAAAGCAACAACAACAACCACTTTTTCGACGAGAAAGTTAAAGTGAGGGCGCCTCGTAAGTTTCCCCAGTTTCTTTTTTGATGACGAGTCACGTTTTTATCGCCCTTCCAGCTGGCGTCAATGGTTCTTTAGTGGTACTCTACGCCCTGTTTGTCACGGTGTTCACCATTGGATGCATCAACATTAACAAGTGTCCTCTGAACAGGCTTATCCCTATCTATCTCATTGTTGCTGGTAAGTCTTAGTGTCGAACTGTGGATTATTCTTAGGTATATGTCATTACAGGGGGTTTGGGAGGTTTATCGAAGTTCTTGTATAAATACCACGAAAACGCTTTTGTCCTCTGGGCCATCACTTTTTTGGTAACGGTTAACTTGGCATGGCATGGATTAGGTAGGGACCAATTTGCCTCTAAAGTAACGGTATCAGAATGCATTTTTCAGGTTCTTACGTGGTCTACAAAGAGTACCAGCCCAGCTACAATTCGTCTCATCCCTACTACTGCAATAGAACGGCCTATTTAGCGGCTTTTTGGACCCTGACCATCGAATACACCCTTTTAGCCATGTTTATTTTACTGTCTTGCTGTTACATGATTATGAGAAGGGATTTTAGGACTGAAAGCGGCACCAAGTAGgcctttgtttttattaatatttcaacgCGGTAAGGGCGGCTTTTACACTCTACGCCTCCCTAGAGAGGGGAGTTTTAGTGTGTATGAAAACAGGCAAATTGATGGATTTCATTACTTAATcacgaaaaaaaatattctgacAAATTGGCGGACGAAGAGAGAATGAAAACTACAGCTGTCGAATCGGTCTTGCTTCGGGGGCCGTAATAAcgttttcgattttattaagGCCTGAACACAAAAAAGCTTTTTCCACCcctaaaaatctaattatgATACGTAGCGAGCGTAGTTCTAAAAAGAGAACCGCCATTTTTGCGCTGAATGTAAGATTCGACTTGACAGCGGGGCTCTAGAAGTTTATTCTTTGttggaaaaaagtttaggGGTGTTGAATAGGTTCGGAGCAAcccttttttgtttgtttctcGCACTGAAATGGGCTGGTAATGTCGCAGAAGATATTTCGTCCTTTGTAGTTCCCTTTTCGGATGGTTTAAGGACCTTTTGATTGGCCCAAGAACGGTGCTGAGTGTGGACATTCTTTCGAAGTATGTACTTAAAATTATAGGGGCTGTTTTATAAAGCTCTAGAAAAAGCAGTGTGTTATTTTTCCTTGGTACTCATCATTTCTGTTTTATGGAGTTTTCTTGACTAGTTTTATGGAGGCAGCGGATGTGAAGAATTGCAcgtaatttctttaaattcaggaaaaatgtGTGCAAACGCGGCAACGCCGGACGTATGGGGTTGTTGCGATATATTATGTTGGTTGCCTACGTTTAATGCATAAGACAGATGCAAAAGTCTCAATACCGTGTTGCCGGATTTAGACATCAAGATTAGttaaacatgaaaaaacaCTATTTTGTTAGAAACGTCTTCGTTGGTTGAATCAAAAAGGGCGCTCAAAAAATGTCAACATTTTGCGAGAACTCTTTGGTACACTTCAAAATATGAGCGCCGATATCTGGGGAATTCGTGGCGGAATTACCTGGGAAAATAGCTCCAGCTATTTACCTCAATAAGCTTTTTAAACCTCATAAACCACCTTGTAAAACCTCTTTTTGTCTCTGAGATAccaacatatttttataattttaaaagtgctTCCTTAAAGCACATTTCCATGCAACTTCCTAGAACAactggaaaattgaaaattgtccCCATTTCTTCCACGAAAGGCCGCAATGCATTAGAGTCACTGTGACGTGCTTTTGCGCAGTATTGGCGCATGTGAGCGGTACAAGGTCACGGTGACGTCATTTCCTCCGATTTGGCCGCCATGTATTAGTGTCTCATTAGCCAAAAAGGTTGGTGGAAAACTGTGAAAAACAACGCTAAGACCAGATCCTTAAGATCATTGCGTGAAATGTTCCTGGCGTTCAAATGCGACATCCAGAGTCTAATAAATTGATTGGAAACCGCTATATCATCCGGGTTGTTTCGCGTTCAGgtcgttaaaaaatttaaatgtatttctCTTAAATCAATACCAATATCGAAACAAGAAAAGGCAAATGATTTATCACCGAGTCAAACCGAGTGTGAAAAATTTACTCATCCCCGTGGATGATGATTAGGAACGTTTCCATTAGTGCCTCGCCTGTTTCGTGCTATTTGTATGCATAAAAGTAAGCCTGCAAGAAGAACAAATGAGCTAAAACGAAAACGTGTTTCgttaaatgaaaagaaaacttccTGAGGGCGGACGTTCGAGActccttaaatattaaagctgattataaaatgtaaaacgAACGAATAAAATTCCAGTTTTGATGGTGGAAACAATTTTGACGAACCGCTCCAACGATTCCAAGAACAAAAATTAGCAATCCAATTCATGGAAGCTGATTTCTGAATAAATTCCATATGGATTAGAAGCAAAGATTTATTGTTTGgtttaaatggaaagaaaacGTCCCCGAGGCGTTACGTTCGGTATACGCCTCAATATTAAAACCGATTATAATATGCAAAGCTGacaaataaatggaaaacattttaatggaaGTCAGGAAAATATGCGCTCGCGTGTGCGATCCAGGTGCGAAATTACTATACTCATTCCACAGGGCCTGTCCCTGGATatatgcaaataaatattctgGATAGGACGGCCGGAATGGGGCCCATTGTACGAGGCAGCTCGGAGTTTTATTAAAGCAGACGTCGTtcgtttaattttcatttcatatgTTAGAAACATCGTCAATAAAAATTGGTTGTAATGGCACTTAGTTGACATAGCGTCTGGTGATGCGGATAACAAGAAAAGCAAACTACCCAATAAAAGCtttcaattaagttttaataaggCTGAGCCGTCGGAGCCAAATCCATTACCCGGTCCGGATTCCCCGTGGAGTTTACGtttgtttttcgaaaaaccctAATATTAGATTTCCATTCGGAACTTGAAAGCCTGGTGCTT is a genomic window containing:
- the LOC136414631 gene encoding transmembrane protein 272-like, whose product is MSETATKTIVDVQKLDETKSNNNNHFFDEKVKVRAPPGVNGSLVVLYALFVTVFTIGCININKCPLNRLIPIYLIVAGGLGGLSKFLYKYHENAFVLWAITFLVTVNLAWHGLGSYVVYKEYQPSYNSSHPYYCNRTAYLAAFWTLTIEYTLLAMFILLSCCYMIMRRDFRTESGTK